One Scomber japonicus isolate fScoJap1 chromosome 1, fScoJap1.pri, whole genome shotgun sequence DNA window includes the following coding sequences:
- the LOC128355156 gene encoding gamma-aminobutyric acid receptor-associated protein-like 2, whose translation MKWMFKEDHSLEHRCIESAKIRNKYPDRVPVIVEKVSGSQIVDIDKRKYLVPSDITVAQFMWIIRKRIQLPSEKAIFLFVDKTVPQSSITMGQLYEKEKDEDGFLYVAYSGENTFGFQ comes from the exons ATGAAATGGATGTTCAAAGAGGATCACTCCTTGg AACATCGATGCATAGAGTCAGCCAAAATCCGCAACAAGTACCCTGACAGGGTCCCG GTGATCGTAGAGAAAGTGTCGGGGTCGCAGATAGTGGACATCGATAAGAGGAAGTACCTGGTCCCCTCCGACATCACAGTGGCTCAGTTCATGTGGATCATCAGGAAACGCATCCAGCTGCCCTCAGAGAAGGCCATCTTCCTGTTTGTGGACAAGACGGTGCCTCAGTCCAG catCACGATGGGGCAGCTGTACGAGAAAGAGAAGGACGAGGACGGCTTTTTATACGTGGCTTACAGCGGTGAGAACACCTTTGGTTTTCAATAA